A portion of the Desulfobacterales bacterium genome contains these proteins:
- a CDS encoding type I restriction endonuclease subunit R: VMVDEAHRTQEGNLGRKMREALPNAFLFGLTGTPINKRDRNTFWAFGADEDEQGYMSRYSFQESIRDKATLPLHFEAVDVKLHIDKDAIDEAYSQITEDLSEQDRDDLARRAARMAVLIKAPERVQAICRHIVNHYQKKVEPNCFKAQVVTFDRECCVLYKKAMDDLIGPEASAIDMHIQGGKADDYAEWKLSKDEEEKLLDRFRDPIDPLKFLIVTSKLLTGFDAPILQVMYLDKPMKDHSLLQAICRTNRVYSGKTHGLIVDYLGIFDDVAMALDFDEKAVQKVITNLDELKKELPGQVARCLVFFPGVDRTVGGYEGLIAAQDCLPDNETRDKLAAEYSVLSRLWEALSPDPCLRSYETDYKWLTQVYESVKPPSGNGKLLWHALGAKTIALVHENVHLETVRDDLETLVMDAEVLEGLLDPKDPDKKSREIEIKLIARLRKHMDNPKFIALGERLEKLKEKHEQGLLHSLDFLKQLLELAREVVEAERKVEPENEQVKAKTALTELFSEVKGEKTPAIVERIVTDIDEIVRLVRFPGWQNTKAGEREVQKGLRKVIYVKYQIKDQDLFDKAYEYIRQYY, from the coding sequence CGTGATGGTGGACGAGGCGCACCGCACCCAGGAAGGCAACCTCGGACGGAAGATGCGGGAGGCATTGCCCAACGCATTTCTCTTCGGTCTGACCGGCACACCCATCAACAAACGCGACCGCAATACCTTCTGGGCCTTTGGCGCGGACGAGGATGAGCAGGGCTATATGAGTCGCTACTCGTTTCAGGAATCCATCCGGGACAAGGCGACGCTGCCGCTGCACTTCGAGGCGGTGGACGTGAAACTGCATATCGATAAGGATGCCATCGACGAGGCCTATTCTCAGATTACTGAAGATCTGAGCGAGCAGGACCGCGATGATCTGGCCAGGCGGGCCGCCAGGATGGCGGTGCTGATCAAGGCCCCGGAACGTGTGCAGGCCATCTGCCGGCACATCGTGAACCACTATCAGAAAAAGGTGGAGCCCAACTGTTTCAAGGCCCAGGTGGTCACCTTCGACCGGGAGTGCTGCGTGCTTTACAAGAAAGCGATGGATGACTTGATCGGCCCGGAGGCGAGCGCCATCGATATGCACATTCAGGGCGGGAAAGCCGATGACTATGCTGAGTGGAAGCTCTCCAAGGATGAAGAGGAAAAGCTGCTCGATCGCTTCCGCGACCCCATTGATCCGCTCAAATTCCTGATCGTCACCTCCAAGCTGCTGACGGGCTTTGACGCACCCATCCTGCAGGTAATGTACCTGGACAAGCCCATGAAGGATCACAGCCTTCTGCAGGCCATCTGCCGCACCAATCGCGTCTATTCTGGCAAGACCCATGGGCTGATTGTGGACTATCTTGGCATCTTTGATGATGTGGCCATGGCGCTTGATTTTGATGAGAAGGCTGTGCAGAAGGTCATCACTAATCTGGATGAGCTGAAGAAGGAATTGCCGGGTCAGGTTGCCAGATGCCTTGTGTTTTTCCCGGGCGTGGACCGCACCGTCGGAGGCTATGAGGGATTGATCGCGGCGCAGGATTGCCTGCCGGATAACGAAACCCGGGACAAGCTTGCTGCCGAATATTCGGTGCTCTCTCGTTTGTGGGAAGCGCTGTCTCCGGACCCCTGTCTGAGATCCTATGAGACCGACTACAAGTGGCTGACTCAGGTCTATGAATCGGTGAAACCGCCCAGCGGCAACGGCAAACTGCTCTGGCACGCGCTTGGGGCCAAGACCATCGCCCTGGTCCATGAAAATGTGCATCTGGAGACTGTTCGCGATGATCTCGAGACCCTGGTGATGGATGCTGAAGTTCTCGAAGGATTGCTCGACCCCAAGGATCCGGACAAGAAGTCCAGGGAGATCGAGATCAAACTCATCGCCCGGTTGCGTAAGCACATGGACAACCCCAAATTTATCGCACTGGGCGAGCGCCTGGAAAAACTCAAGGAGAAGCATGAGCAGGGGCTGCTGCACAGCCTTGACTTTCTCAAGCAACTGTTGGAACTGGCCCGCGAAGTCGTGGAGGCCGAGCGCAAGGTTGAACCGGAGAATGAGCAGGTAAAGGCCAAAACGGCGCTGACCGAACTGTTCAGTGAGGTGAAGGGCGAAAAAACACCCGCCATTGTCGAACGCATCGTGACCGACATCGACGAGATTGTCCGGCTGGTCCGCTTTCCCGGCTGGCAAAACACCAAGGCCGGGGAACGCGAAGTCCAGAAGGGGTTGCGTAAGGTGATTTACGTGAAGTACCAGATTAAGGACCAGGACCTTTTCGACAAAGCCTATGAATATATACGGCAGTATTACTGA
- a CDS encoding ABC transporter permease, with protein MFVRLKSLIKKEFLVALRDPKARMVLIVPPLIQIFVFSFAMTQEARNVSLGVLNLDSGSAGFELVERFQSAVTFTKILRLDGNANIRPILDEQRATAVLIVPSDFSADISSGRTGRVQLLLDGRKTNTSQIVRGYAMKIVQQFIDDMTPDDYQSAPAAMITRHWFNPNLNFKWYTVPSLVCVLATIVGLILTSLSVSREREMGTFEQILVTPLRPVEILIGKAVPSLILAAGSATLLITVGIFAFRIPFQGSLALLFGALTIFLLSIIGIGLFISALSMTQQQAILGVFVFMPPAVLLSGFATPIENMPAWLQTVTAANPLRWFLVIVRGIFLKDMPAADVLSNAWPLAVIALVTLAAATWLFRHRME; from the coding sequence ATGTTTGTCCGCCTGAAATCGCTGATCAAAAAAGAATTTCTGGTCGCGCTGAGAGACCCCAAAGCCCGGATGGTGCTGATCGTTCCCCCGCTGATCCAGATCTTTGTATTCTCCTTTGCCATGACGCAGGAGGCCAGAAACGTTTCCCTGGGCGTTCTGAATCTTGATTCGGGCAGCGCCGGCTTTGAACTGGTTGAGCGGTTTCAAAGCGCCGTCACCTTCACGAAGATCCTGCGCCTTGACGGAAACGCTAATATTCGGCCCATACTCGATGAACAGCGGGCAACCGCCGTGCTGATCGTTCCCTCCGATTTTTCGGCTGATATCAGCTCCGGGCGCACTGGCCGGGTGCAGCTGCTGCTGGACGGGCGCAAAACCAACACCTCGCAGATCGTCCGGGGCTATGCCATGAAAATCGTTCAGCAATTTATCGATGATATGACACCGGACGACTACCAGAGCGCACCGGCGGCGATGATCACCCGCCACTGGTTCAACCCGAATCTGAATTTTAAGTGGTACACGGTCCCCAGCCTGGTCTGCGTGCTGGCCACCATCGTCGGCCTGATCCTCACATCGCTTTCAGTCTCGCGGGAGCGGGAAATGGGCACCTTTGAGCAGATTCTCGTCACCCCCCTGAGGCCGGTGGAAATTCTGATCGGAAAAGCCGTTCCCTCCCTGATCCTGGCCGCAGGGTCCGCCACCCTGCTGATTACCGTTGGCATTTTTGCCTTCCGCATCCCGTTTCAGGGGTCTCTGGCGCTTCTTTTCGGCGCACTGACAATTTTTCTCCTGTCGATCATCGGCATCGGGCTGTTCATCAGCGCCCTTTCCATGACCCAGCAGCAGGCCATCCTCGGCGTATTTGTCTTCATGCCCCCAGCCGTGCTCCTGTCCGGATTTGCCACCCCCATCGAAAACATGCCGGCCTGGCTCCAGACGGTCACCGCCGCCAATCCCCTCAGATGGTTTCTGGTCATTGTCCGCGGGATTTTTCTCAAAGATATGCCGGCAGCAGACGTGCTCTCAAACGCCTGGCCCCTGGCCGTCATCGCACTGGTTACCCTGGCCGCCGCCACCTGGCTGTTTCGGCACCGGATGGAATAG
- a CDS encoding ABC transporter permease — translation MKPSASRAHAGRIRRLKALIIKESLQVVRDPSCILIAFVLPLIFLFLFGYGVSLDAQNIRIGIALEDSSPEAHNLASSFIASRFFDTRIARNRRELEPDLVSGRLRGVVVIPQNFTRLLKAKESIAPIQLLTDGSECNTANYVENYARGALASWLSQQGLTSAASTNPPVELISRVFYNPSLNSRNSLVPGSLAVIMAIIGTLLTALIVAREWERGTMEALLATPLTAGEIIIGKLVPYFCLGMGSMAVCTAIAVFLLDVPLRGSFAALAIVSAAFMLTALGQGFLISTLSRNQFIASQISIISAFLPAFILSGFVFEIASMPWLLRQLTRIIPARYFVTSLQTLFLAGDIWPLLLPNTIILLVIAAVMFALTLKKTHNRLE, via the coding sequence ATGAAACCGTCTGCTTCCCGTGCGCATGCGGGCAGAATCCGCCGGCTGAAAGCCCTGATCATCAAGGAAAGCCTGCAGGTGGTGCGCGACCCGAGCTGCATTCTGATCGCCTTTGTGCTGCCGCTGATATTTTTGTTTCTGTTCGGCTACGGCGTATCCCTGGATGCTCAAAACATCCGGATCGGCATCGCCCTTGAGGATAGCAGCCCGGAGGCGCACAATCTGGCATCCTCATTTATTGCATCGCGATTCTTCGATACCCGTATTGCCCGGAACCGGCGCGAGCTGGAACCGGACCTGGTCAGCGGCCGGCTCAGAGGCGTCGTGGTCATCCCCCAGAATTTTACCCGGCTGTTAAAGGCAAAGGAATCGATCGCCCCGATCCAGCTGCTGACCGACGGCAGTGAATGCAACACAGCCAATTACGTGGAAAACTACGCCCGGGGCGCCCTTGCATCATGGCTGAGTCAGCAGGGTCTGACCTCGGCTGCGTCAACGAACCCGCCCGTGGAACTGATCTCCCGGGTGTTTTATAACCCGTCACTCAACAGCCGCAACTCGCTTGTGCCCGGGTCCCTGGCCGTGATCATGGCCATCATCGGAACGCTTCTAACCGCTCTGATCGTCGCCCGTGAGTGGGAGCGCGGCACCATGGAGGCGCTGCTGGCCACCCCGCTGACTGCCGGGGAGATCATTATTGGAAAATTGGTGCCCTATTTCTGTCTGGGCATGGGCTCCATGGCCGTGTGTACGGCCATTGCGGTATTTTTACTCGATGTTCCGCTCAGGGGCTCTTTTGCGGCCCTTGCCATAGTTTCAGCCGCGTTCATGCTGACCGCACTGGGGCAGGGCTTTTTGATTTCCACCCTGTCCAGAAATCAGTTTATCGCCTCTCAGATCTCGATTATTTCCGCTTTTCTACCGGCGTTCATCCTCTCGGGCTTTGTGTTTGAAATCGCCTCAATGCCATGGCTCTTGAGGCAGCTGACCCGTATCATCCCGGCACGCTATTTTGTCACCAGCCTCCAGACCCTTTTTCTGGCCGGCGATATCTGGCCCCTTCTGCTGCCGAACACGATCATTCTGCTGGTCATCGCGGCAGTTATGTTTGCCCTGACCCTGAAAAAAACCCACAACCGTCTGGAGTGA
- a CDS encoding ATP-binding cassette domain-containing protein: MIAIDHMTKSFKGAARPALDDIHAVIRPGIITGLAGPDGSGKTTLMRLLAGLLAADRGTITVDGLDAVKDTASLHQILGYMPQRFGLYEDLSVLENLRLYADLRGVAGKDREKTFKRLLNFTGLEPFTSRLAHRLSGGMKQKLGLACTLIKTPKVLLLDEPSVGVDPISRRELWRMVRELVDEDIAVLWSTSYLDEAEQSDEVLLLNEGRLLFDGNPADLTGRVAGRVIRIEGLPEETKRQVLANCLRRPDIIDGVVQGRALRLVMKPKAPLPSADQLNAGPHATVVPVSPRFEDAFIDILGGGPGGDSQLADQTVPIQDDGKPVVEAHGLTKRFGSFTAVRDNTFSIRRGEIFGLLGPNGAGKSTTFKMMCGLLKPTEGDSFVAGVNLRHSPGKARSRLGYMAQKFSLYGNLTVRQNLNFFSGVYGLKGRKQQETIGRMIEAFDLGTYTSAGASELPLGFKQRLALACAVMHAPDVLFLDEPTSGVDPITRREFWTHINGLVEKGVTVLVTTHFMDEAEYCDRIGLIFRGEKIAEGSPDELKKIACSESLPDPTLEDAFIELVRRSELMESEGT; this comes from the coding sequence ATGATCGCCATAGACCATATGACAAAATCGTTCAAAGGAGCAGCCCGTCCGGCACTCGACGATATTCATGCGGTCATTCGACCCGGCATCATCACCGGCCTCGCAGGCCCGGACGGGTCGGGCAAAACCACGTTAATGAGGCTTCTCGCCGGGCTGCTGGCAGCCGACCGGGGAACCATCACGGTCGACGGGCTGGATGCCGTCAAAGATACCGCCTCGCTTCATCAAATCCTCGGCTACATGCCCCAGCGGTTCGGACTTTATGAAGACCTTTCCGTTCTGGAAAATCTGAGGTTGTATGCGGACCTGCGGGGCGTTGCCGGAAAAGACCGCGAAAAAACGTTTAAACGGCTCCTGAACTTCACCGGGCTGGAACCGTTCACCTCCCGGCTGGCCCACCGCCTCTCCGGCGGCATGAAGCAGAAACTGGGCCTGGCATGTACGCTGATCAAAACACCGAAGGTGCTCCTGCTCGATGAACCCAGTGTCGGCGTCGATCCCATCAGCCGCCGCGAATTGTGGCGCATGGTGCGTGAACTCGTAGACGAAGACATCGCCGTGCTCTGGAGCACCTCGTACCTGGACGAGGCCGAACAGTCCGATGAGGTGCTGCTCCTGAACGAAGGCCGGTTGCTGTTCGATGGAAACCCGGCAGACCTGACCGGACGGGTCGCAGGACGGGTGATCCGGATCGAGGGCCTCCCCGAAGAAACAAAACGACAGGTTCTGGCCAATTGCCTGCGAAGGCCGGACATCATAGACGGCGTGGTCCAGGGGCGCGCCCTGCGCCTGGTTATGAAACCGAAGGCGCCCCTGCCGTCTGCCGACCAGTTGAATGCGGGGCCCCATGCGACAGTTGTCCCTGTCTCCCCCCGATTTGAAGATGCGTTTATCGATATTTTAGGCGGCGGTCCCGGAGGCGATTCCCAGCTGGCAGATCAGACGGTACCCATTCAGGACGACGGAAAGCCTGTGGTCGAAGCCCACGGGCTGACCAAACGGTTCGGATCATTTACCGCGGTCCGGGACAACACCTTTTCAATCCGGCGAGGTGAAATATTCGGTCTGCTCGGTCCCAACGGCGCGGGCAAAAGCACCACCTTTAAAATGATGTGCGGTCTGCTCAAGCCCACAGAGGGAGACAGTTTCGTAGCCGGCGTGAACCTGCGGCATTCACCCGGAAAAGCCCGGTCCCGACTGGGATACATGGCGCAGAAATTTTCACTCTACGGCAACCTGACCGTCAGACAGAATCTGAATTTTTTTTCAGGCGTTTACGGCCTCAAAGGCCGAAAGCAGCAAGAGACCATCGGACGCATGATCGAGGCGTTTGATCTGGGCACGTATACTTCTGCCGGCGCATCTGAGCTGCCGCTCGGCTTCAAACAGCGACTGGCCCTGGCCTGCGCCGTGATGCACGCTCCGGACGTGCTGTTTCTGGACGAGCCCACCTCCGGGGTCGATCCGATCACCCGCCGCGAATTCTGGACCCACATCAACGGTCTGGTGGAAAAAGGCGTCACAGTCCTGGTGACGACCCATTTCATGGATGAAGCCGAGTACTGCGACCGCATCGGACTCATTTTCCGGGGAGAAAAAATTGCCGAGGGGTCTCCGGATGAATTGAAAAAAATCGCATGCTCCGAATCATTGCCGGACCCCACGCTGGAGGATGCCTTTATCGAACTGGTCAGACGCTCTGAGCTTATGGAAAGCGAGGGTACATGA
- the hlyD gene encoding secretion protein HlyD, with protein sequence MKKIIMPIVLGIAIAGGIAGYRSWTRNHMPAENSLLELYGNVDIRKVDLGFRVPGKITEVSIEEGERVAPDDLIAVLDSAPYDEEMDLAVAVKNQSAAELERLKNGPRPQEIRQATARVEELKASLKNLRQEYDRIKTLVSDGATSRQSFDDISARRDEAHARLNSAEAQLALALEGSRREDIAAARARLEASAATIQRAQRQLADTRLTAPAGGILLTRAKEPGSIVAAGQTVAVVSLTDPVWVRAYVAEPDLGHIWPGMPAEIITDTRPDTPYQGHVGFISPEAEFTPKNVETPRLRTDLVYRFRVVADNPDQGLRQGMPVTVRIDTSATPPPVRNTASSETAE encoded by the coding sequence ATGAAAAAAATCATCATGCCCATCGTTCTCGGTATCGCAATTGCCGGCGGCATTGCGGGGTACCGGTCCTGGACCCGAAATCACATGCCGGCAGAAAATAGCCTCCTTGAACTCTACGGAAACGTGGATATCCGAAAGGTGGACCTTGGATTCCGCGTACCGGGGAAAATTACCGAAGTTTCCATCGAAGAAGGTGAACGGGTAGCCCCGGACGATCTTATCGCTGTGCTCGACAGCGCGCCCTATGATGAAGAAATGGATCTGGCCGTTGCCGTAAAAAACCAATCCGCGGCCGAGCTGGAGCGACTGAAAAACGGACCGCGACCCCAGGAAATCCGGCAGGCCACCGCACGGGTTGAAGAGCTGAAAGCCAGCCTGAAAAACCTTCGACAGGAATACGATCGCATCAAGACGCTGGTTTCAGATGGCGCCACCTCCCGGCAATCATTTGACGATATCTCGGCCCGCCGCGACGAGGCGCACGCACGGCTCAACAGTGCTGAAGCGCAACTGGCCCTGGCGCTGGAGGGATCACGCAGGGAAGACATCGCCGCCGCTCGCGCCCGTCTTGAAGCATCGGCTGCAACGATCCAGCGGGCGCAACGGCAACTGGCCGATACCCGGCTCACGGCGCCTGCCGGCGGCATTCTTCTGACCCGCGCCAAAGAGCCCGGATCGATCGTGGCCGCGGGGCAGACAGTCGCCGTTGTATCGTTGACCGATCCGGTATGGGTGCGGGCCTATGTGGCTGAACCGGATCTGGGCCACATCTGGCCGGGCATGCCGGCCGAAATCATCACCGATACCCGGCCGGATACACCCTATCAAGGCCATGTGGGATTCATATCACCGGAAGCCGAGTTCACCCCGAAAAACGTGGAAACGCCCCGGCTCCGGACCGATCTGGTCTATCGGTTCCGGGTGGTTGCCGACAACCCGGACCAGGGATTGCGTCAGGGCATGCCGGTGACCGTCCGAATCGATACGTCGGCAACCCCGCCACCTGTCCGTAACACAGCATCTTCCGAAACCGCAGAGTGA
- a CDS encoding DEAD/DEAH box helicase — protein MKIDRTDTGSQAPDIRLTPTGRLCWEHTEGVIEGQGLSAWQPVFQADWREGLFTLAAEKIRVAECPALRFWQDVGACYLTRLCHISASQENFEVRGLETAECLSRILTAPPMQGGEYLSVEVLQNIWNALDGWVHERVAAAGSLEAFLQARAPRWHQVGSVCFHLAENKNDAARPFAFMATYAAGFGAAGQLKHLPLRKALEQYAGAKNRPALIKLLSPVQQAAGACPWVKNLIETRDIYRPMAWPVGRAYRFLQSVPALEDSGLTVRLPNWWKKRPRPQVSVTIGAQKKAGLGAAAVLDFDVKMALGDETLSAGELAALLNSEEGLVFLKGQWVEVDREKLKAAIDHWDSLRKQAEGNQISFVEGMRLLAGASADLTHEDQVDAERPWVHVKAGDAMREVLAGLRDPSKLMPVDAGDRLQAVLRPYQREGLAWLGFLTQLGLGACLADDMGLGKTLQVLALLESESKRKSGRRSAALLVIPASLLGNWRNEATRFAPSLKLVFAHPAETDRKTLEAMAESPETLLADVDLVVTTYSMVARLEWLAQVNWQLVILDEAQAIKNSASRQSRSVKKLSARARIALTGTPVENRLGDLWSLFDFLNPGLLGSAAVFKSFIKGLQMRKDNPFAPLRQLVGPYILRRLKTDRSVISDLPEKTETPRYCSLTRPQVQLYEKTVQAMKRALEASDGMARRGLVLQSLMRLKQICNHPSQLSGDGEYRPDHSGKFLRIAEICEELADRQEKVLIFTQFREIIEPLAAHLAGVFGRSGLVLHGGTGIKQRKAIVDQFQDDDGPPFFILSLKAGGTGLNLTAASHVIHFDRWWNPAVENQATDRAFRIGQKRNVMVHKFITRGTIEERIDAMISEKRQLAEQILSGGSEVNLTELSDEELIQLVRLDVTRATV, from the coding sequence ATGAAAATTGACAGGACAGATACAGGATCACAGGCCCCGGACATCCGGCTGACGCCGACCGGGCGTCTGTGCTGGGAACATACCGAAGGCGTTATTGAAGGCCAGGGGCTGTCTGCGTGGCAACCCGTATTTCAGGCCGACTGGCGAGAGGGACTCTTTACTCTGGCGGCAGAAAAAATTCGCGTGGCGGAATGCCCTGCCCTGCGGTTCTGGCAGGATGTGGGCGCGTGCTATCTGACCCGGTTGTGCCATATTTCGGCGTCTCAGGAGAATTTTGAGGTCCGGGGACTGGAAACGGCCGAGTGTCTGAGCCGGATTCTGACGGCACCGCCCATGCAGGGGGGTGAGTATCTTTCCGTTGAGGTGCTGCAGAATATCTGGAACGCTCTGGACGGCTGGGTTCACGAGAGGGTGGCGGCAGCGGGGAGCCTGGAGGCATTTTTACAGGCACGGGCGCCCAGATGGCATCAGGTCGGCAGCGTGTGTTTTCATCTGGCGGAAAATAAAAACGATGCGGCGAGGCCCTTTGCGTTCATGGCGACCTATGCGGCCGGGTTCGGCGCCGCCGGGCAGCTGAAACACCTGCCGCTGCGAAAGGCGCTCGAGCAGTATGCCGGGGCGAAAAACCGTCCGGCGCTGATTAAACTGCTTTCTCCGGTTCAGCAGGCGGCCGGGGCCTGCCCGTGGGTGAAAAATCTCATTGAAACCCGGGATATTTACCGCCCCATGGCATGGCCAGTAGGCCGCGCCTACCGGTTTTTGCAAAGCGTTCCGGCACTGGAAGACAGCGGCCTGACGGTCCGGCTGCCCAACTGGTGGAAAAAGCGTCCAAGGCCGCAGGTGTCGGTCACCATCGGGGCGCAGAAAAAAGCAGGGCTGGGCGCAGCCGCCGTGCTGGATTTTGACGTGAAGATGGCCCTGGGAGACGAGACGCTGTCAGCCGGGGAACTGGCCGCTCTGCTCAACAGTGAAGAGGGCCTGGTGTTTCTAAAGGGCCAGTGGGTCGAGGTGGATCGGGAAAAATTAAAAGCGGCCATCGATCACTGGGACTCGCTTCGAAAGCAGGCCGAGGGTAATCAGATATCGTTTGTCGAAGGCATGCGGCTGCTGGCAGGCGCTTCTGCGGACTTGACGCACGAGGATCAGGTCGATGCCGAGAGGCCCTGGGTGCATGTAAAAGCCGGTGATGCCATGCGGGAGGTGCTGGCAGGGCTTCGCGATCCGTCGAAGCTTATGCCGGTGGATGCCGGAGACCGGTTGCAGGCCGTGCTTCGGCCGTATCAGCGGGAGGGGCTGGCCTGGCTGGGCTTTTTGACGCAGCTGGGGCTGGGCGCGTGTCTGGCCGACGACATGGGCCTGGGAAAAACCCTTCAGGTGCTGGCCTTGCTGGAAAGCGAGTCGAAGCGTAAATCCGGACGACGATCGGCCGCCCTGCTGGTGATTCCCGCATCCCTGCTGGGCAACTGGCGAAATGAGGCCACGCGCTTTGCTCCTTCGCTCAAGCTGGTCTTTGCGCACCCGGCCGAAACAGACCGTAAGACACTGGAAGCGATGGCTGAATCGCCTGAGACCTTGCTGGCTGACGTGGATCTGGTGGTGACGACCTACTCGATGGTGGCCCGGCTGGAGTGGCTCGCTCAGGTGAACTGGCAGCTGGTGATTCTCGACGAAGCCCAGGCAATCAAGAATTCCGCTTCGCGCCAGAGCCGGTCCGTGAAGAAACTTTCCGCCCGCGCACGCATCGCCCTGACCGGAACGCCGGTGGAAAACCGTCTGGGGGACCTGTGGTCGCTGTTTGATTTTCTCAATCCCGGTCTTCTGGGGTCGGCAGCCGTGTTCAAGTCCTTTATCAAGGGGCTTCAGATGCGAAAGGACAATCCGTTCGCGCCGCTGCGTCAATTGGTCGGGCCGTACATTTTGCGTCGCTTGAAAACAGACCGTTCGGTGATTTCAGACCTGCCGGAAAAAACGGAAACTCCGCGTTACTGCAGCCTGACCCGACCACAGGTTCAGCTCTATGAGAAGACCGTTCAGGCCATGAAACGCGCGCTCGAGGCTTCCGATGGCATGGCGCGGCGCGGGCTGGTGCTGCAGTCGCTGATGCGCCTGAAGCAGATCTGCAACCATCCCAGCCAGCTGTCCGGGGATGGCGAGTACCGGCCGGATCACAGCGGAAAGTTTCTGCGGATTGCCGAAATCTGTGAGGAACTGGCCGACCGTCAGGAAAAAGTGCTGATATTTACCCAGTTTCGTGAAATCATCGAACCACTGGCAGCACATCTGGCAGGGGTTTTTGGACGCAGCGGTCTGGTGCTGCACGGGGGCACCGGCATCAAACAGCGAAAGGCCATTGTCGATCAGTTTCAGGACGATGACGGCCCGCCGTTTTTTATCCTGTCGCTCAAGGCCGGCGGAACCGGCCTGAACCTGACGGCTGCCTCGCATGTCATTCATTTTGACCGCTGGTGGAATCCGGCCGTGGAAAATCAGGCCACTGACCGGGCCTTTCGTATCGGTCAGAAACGTAACGTGATGGTCCATAAATTCATCACCCGGGGAACCATCGAGGAACGGATCGATGCGATGATTTCGGAAAAACGGCAATTGGCAGAGCAGATTCTCTCGGGCGGAAGCGAGGTGAACCTGACGGAATTATCCGATGAGGAACTGATACAACTGGTCCGTCTCGACGTGACCCGCGCAACAGTATAA
- a CDS encoding SWIM zinc finger family protein has protein sequence MGFWGRYVPVAERRAKARNQMKKLCKKGKHIQPVEIEGRTIARSFWGKGWCDHLESFSDYANRLPRGRTYVRNGSVCHLEIGPGCIEAIVSGSSLYNVSISIQKLKPAIWESIQKQCAGQIGSMLELLQGKLSDQVMGVVTDRKTGLFPQPGEIQFDCSCPDWAVMCKHVAAVLYGVGSRLDSQPELLFLLRGVDAQELI, from the coding sequence ATGGGATTCTGGGGCAGATATGTGCCGGTGGCGGAACGACGGGCCAAGGCCCGCAATCAGATGAAAAAACTCTGTAAAAAGGGAAAACACATCCAGCCCGTGGAAATCGAGGGAAGAACCATTGCCCGAAGTTTCTGGGGAAAGGGATGGTGCGATCATCTCGAATCGTTTTCCGACTATGCAAACCGTCTGCCGCGCGGGCGCACCTATGTCCGGAACGGTTCGGTCTGCCATCTCGAGATCGGGCCCGGTTGCATCGAGGCCATTGTCAGCGGCTCTTCGCTGTATAACGTGAGCATCAGCATTCAGAAGCTGAAACCCGCTATATGGGAATCCATCCAAAAACAGTGCGCCGGTCAGATCGGCTCCATGCTTGAACTGCTTCAGGGCAAACTCTCAGACCAGGTCATGGGCGTGGTAACCGACCGTAAAACCGGCCTGTTTCCCCAGCCGGGAGAGATCCAATTTGACTGCAGCTGCCCGGACTGGGCGGTGATGTGCAAGCATGTGGCGGCCGTGCTCTACGGCGTGGGCAGCCGGCTCGACAGCCAGCCGGAGCTCCTGTTTCTGCTGCGGGGGGTCGATGCCCAGGAATTGATCTAA
- a CDS encoding helix-turn-helix domain-containing protein, with product MAPEAPAASAASPRSLGKSIPTPPTGKSIARLRKKLGLSAEKFGQRLGVTAASVYRWETAPGPLKLQARPLAALEKLQREKRKK from the coding sequence ATGGCTCCGGAAGCGCCGGCAGCCAGCGCCGCATCGCCCCGGTCTTTGGGCAAGTCCATTCCAACGCCGCCTACCGGAAAATCCATTGCCCGGCTGCGCAAAAAGCTGGGCCTGTCTGCCGAGAAATTCGGTCAACGTCTCGGTGTAACCGCCGCCAGCGTCTACCGCTGGGAAACCGCTCCCGGCCCGCTCAAACTCCAGGCCCGCCCCCTGGCTGCTCTGGAAAAATTGCAGCGGGAGAAGCGGAAGAAGTAA